Proteins encoded within one genomic window of Camelina sativa cultivar DH55 chromosome 19, Cs, whole genome shotgun sequence:
- the LOC104765809 gene encoding phosphatidylinositol 3,4,5-trisphosphate 3-phosphatase and protein-tyrosine-phosphatase PTEN2A, producing MSSESPNLPPPAAVTIPDDQPPPPAAVSASPAVVEAGSDNSPKGVASKLSASGISTWAKNLKVPQPFASTHNDSAVETNEKSAFAKFTSGLGLRLSPKSPQPNETTDGTSSTATESSFIGTITKGLVDTSKNAVKAVQVKARHAVSQNKRRYQEGGFDLDLTYITENIIAMGFPAGDMSSGFFGYVEGFYRNQMEEVINFLETQHKAKYKVYNLCSERLYDVSLFEGKVASFPFDDHNCPPIHLITSFCQSAYSWLKEDIENVVVVHCKAGMARTGLMICSLLLYLKFFPTAEECMDFYNQKRCVDGKGLVLPSQIRYVKYFERILTYFNGENQPGRRCMLRGFRLHRCPYWIRPSITISDHNGVLFTTKKHPRTKDLSPEDFWFSAPKKGVMVFALPGEPGLTELAGDFKIHFHDRQGDFYCWLNTTMMENRVILKTSELDAFDKRKLPSPGFMVEVVLADINATIPTNPSSETASTTPEETPAANASPVDGSASVPGPNKETENPDKDDVFSDNEGDSTGPTKTTSSASSQTPEAKRSADETSVLAKATEKVSLSGNKGSSQPVQGGTTVSKAEATEKPSGAGVNPSSSSESEFKVMAADASVFSFGDEDDFESD from the exons ATGTCGTCTGAGTCACCGAATTTGCCTCCACCTGCTGCTGTAACAATACCAGATGATCAGCCACCTCCTCCTGCTGCTGTTTCTGCATCCCCTGCTGTTGTAGAAGCTGGAAGCGATAATTCACCTAAAGGTGTTGCATCAAAACTATCTGCTTCTGGGATATCAACGTgggctaaaaatttgaaagttccTCAGCCGTTTGCTTCCACACACAACGACTCTGCTGTGGAGACTAACGAAAAGTCTGCTTTTGCAAAGTTTACGAGCGGGTTAGGGCTTCGTTTATCTCCGAAATCTCCTCAACCTAATGAGACCACGGATGGGACTTCATCAACTGCTACAGAATCTAGTTTCATTGGGACGATTACCAAAGGTTTGGTTGATACTTCAAAGAATGCTGTCAAGGCAGTGCAAGTCAAGGCTCGACATGCTGTATCCCAGAACAAAAGAAGATATCAG GAAGGAGGATTTGATTTGGATCTGACGTACATAACAGAGAACATTATTGCAATGGGGTTTCCTGCTGGTGATATGAGTTCTGGCTTTTTTGGATATGTCGAG GGTTTCTACCGTAACCAAATGGAAGAAGTTATCAACTTTCTTGAAACTCAACACAAG gCAAAATACAAGGTTTACAATCTTTGTTCAGAGAGGTTGTATGATGTATCATTATTTGAAGGGAAG GTGGCCAGTTTCCCATTTGATGATCATAATTGCCCGCCAATCCATTTGATCACCTCATTCTGCCAAAGTGCATATTCATGGTTGAAGGAGGACATTGAGAATGTTGTGGTTGTTCACTGTAAGGCTGGCATGGCAAGGACAGGGCTTATGATATGTAGTCTTCTGTTGTATCTGAAG TTCTTTCCGACTGCCGAAGAGTGCATGGATTTCTACAACCAGAAACGATGTGTGGATGGAAAAGGACTTGTGCTACCCAGCCAAATT AGATATGTGAAATACTTTGAACGAATTTTAACCTACTTCAACGGGGAAAACCAACCTGGCCGTAG gtgtaTGCTTAGGGGATTCCGGCTCCATAGGTGTCCCTATTGGATTAGGCCATCCATCACTATTTCAGATCATAATG GTGTTCTCTTTACCACGAAAAAACATCCTCGGACCAAGGATCTCTCG CCTGAAGACTTTTGGTTCAGTGCCCCAAAGAAAGGGGTTATGGTCTTCGCCTTACCCGGAGAGCCAGGTCTAACAGAATTGGCTGGGGACTTCAAAATCCATTTTCATGACCGCCAAGGAGATTTTTACTG CTGGTTAAACACGACAATGATGGAAAATAGAGTGATCCTAAAAACCAGTGAGCTTGACGCGTTTGACAAG AGGAAGCTACCGTCGCCTGGATTTATGGTTGAAGTTGTTCTTGCTGATATAAATGCAACAATCCCTACGAACCCTAGTTCTGAAACAGCATCCACAACACCGGAAGAAACTCCAGCAGCTAATGCTTCCCCCGTAGACGGCTCTGCATCGGTTCCAGGACCcaataaagaaacagagaatccTGATAAGGACGATGTGTTCTCTGATAACGAAGGAGACTCGACTGGCCCGACCAAAACCACATCATCGGCTTCTTCTCAAACCCCAGAAGCCAAACGGAGTGCAGATGAAACCTCTGTTCTCGCTAAAGCGACTGAGAAAGTGTCTCTTTCTGGAAACAAGGGATCATCACAGCCCGTGCAAGGAGGAACAACGGTTAGCAAGGCTGAAGCAACAGAGAAACCCTCTGGGGCTGGGGTCAATCCTTCTTCAAGCTCAGAGAGTGAGTTCAAAGTCATGGCTGCTGATGCATCAGTGTTCTCATTTGGGGATGAAGACGACTTTGAAAGCGATTGA